From Mauremys mutica isolate MM-2020 ecotype Southern chromosome 15, ASM2049712v1, whole genome shotgun sequence, one genomic window encodes:
- the LOC123350352 gene encoding glutaminyl-peptide cyclotransferase-like protein: protein MLIERYPGSPGNRKVRQFIVDSLATLAAGWRVELDAFEDRTPRGVVSFANVVATLDPAAGRRLVLACHYDSKYFPRDRQGRTFLGATDSAVPCAILLELATALDAELLKAKEQGSEVTLQLLFLDGEEAFGEWSESDSLYGARHLAEHMAKAQHRPDTSQLQAMSLFVLLDLLGARNPTIQNHFPLTASWFDRLVGIEKRLHQLGLLQSHPRAQTYFQREPAYGHVEDDHVPFLRKGVPVLHLIATPFPWVWHTMEDTEQNLHPPTVENLCKILAAFLAEYLWL from the exons ATGCTGATCGAGCGGTACCCGGGCAGCCCCGGGAACAGGAAGGTGCGGCAG TTCATCGTGGATAGCCTGGCCACGCTGGCTGCGGGCTGGCGGGTCGAGCTGGATGCCTTCGAGGACCGGACCCCGCGGGGTGTCGTGAGCTTTGCCAACGTAGTGGCCACGCTGGACCCCGCTGCCGGGCGGCGCTTGGTCCTGGCCTGCCACTATGACTCCAAGTACTTCCCCCGCGACCGGCAGGGCCGCACCTTCCTGGGGGCCACCGACTCGGCCGTGCCCTGCGCCATCCTGCTGGAACTGGCCACGGCCTTGGACGCCGAGCTGCTGAAGGCCAAGGAGCAG GGCTCCGAGGTGACGCTGCAGCTGCTGTTTCTGGACGGCGAGGAGGCCTTCGGGGAGTGGAGCGAGAGCGATTCCCTGTACGGGGCACGCCACCTGGCTGAGCACATGGCCAAGGCTCAGCACCGGCCGGACACCAGCCAGCTCCAGGCTATG AGCCTGTTTGTCCTGCTGGACCTGCTGGGGGCCCGAAACCCGACCATCCAGAACCACTTCCCCCTCACCGCCTCCTGGTTCGACCGGCTCGTCGGCATCG AGAAGCGTCTGCACCAGCTGGGCCTGCTGCAATCCCACCCCCGGGCGCAGACGTACTTCCAGCGGGAGCCTGCGTATGGGCATGTTGAAGATGACCACGTCCCCTTCCTCCGCAAAG GAGTGCCAGTGCTGCACCTCATCGCCACCCCCTTCCCGTGGGTCTGGCACACGATGGAGGACACGGAGCAGAACCTGCACCCCCCGACCGTGGAGAACCTCTGCAAGATcttggctgccttcctggctgAGTACTTGTGGCTGTGA
- the FBXO46 gene encoding F-box only protein 46 isoform X2: MDQNTFSHIQLWCPRPFGTYSQNKPCGGSPVKKPFGDFACRTKEGEDSGEACSENTPPAPAPPPPLVSPSSSQGEEGRVLLDTWYVIKPGNTKEKIAFFVAHQCSSSGRASTMKVKGKWGNDSSKAKRRRRSHDPSKAKPCPGKDKDGSKEAEDVYLCPEAPAEPGGDTDLLSVAEMVALVEQRTALALQGYSRPCPGGAPAAPASPVVFLSGAHTKDKITCDLYQLISPSRDSLPNNVDFLLSSAAPKGDGASEPPDLELSCGESQALPGKLDAGPEGRAGEKLGGAAATPRDCVAGFHVDVVVTGVVDQCVFFGKDSTKTMKEETVCLTVGTPTPDGLCSACEDPPPGQLFFLHTQASRPEDTREAAGSLLDSKNNGEGGPDGPGLEPAASDASLCRLYRHVSHDFLEIRFKIQRLLEPRQYMLLLPEHIMVKIFSHLPTQSLAALKCTCHYFKSIIETFGVQATDSRWNRDPLYRDDPCKQCKKHYEKGDVSLCRWHPKPYHHDLPYGRSYWMCCRRTDKDTPGCRVGLHDNNWVLPCDMLRDRAARREDGR; this comes from the exons ATGGACCAGAACACCTTCTCGCACATCCAGCTGTGGTGCCCACGGCCCTTCGGCACCTACTCCCAGAACAAGCCGTGCGGCGGCAGCCCGGTGAAGAAGCCCTTTGGGGACTTCGCCTGCAGAaccaaggagggggaggacagcGGGGAGGCCTGCTCCGAGAACaccccgcccgccccggccccgccgcctCCCCTGgtctcccccagctccagccagggggaGGAGGGCCGGGTGCTGCTGGACACCTGGTACGTCATCAAGCCCGGCAACACCAAGGAGAAAATCGCCTTCTTCGTGGCCCACCAGTGCAGCAGCAGCGGCCGCGCCAGCACCATGAAGGTCAAGGGCAAATGGGGGAACGACAGCTCCAAGGCCAAGCGCCGGCGGCGCTCGCACGACCCCAGCAAGGCCAAGCCGTGCCCGGGGAAGGACAAGGACGGCAGCAAGGAGGCGGAGGACGTGTACCTGTGCCCGGAGGCCCCCGCCGAGCCGGGCGGCGACACGGACCTGCTCTCCGTGGCCGAGATGGTGGCCCTGGTGGAGCAGCGGACGgcgctggctctgcagggctacTCGCGGCCTTGCCCCGGGGGGGCGCCTGCGGCCCCGGCCTCCCCCGTGGTGTTCCT CTCCGGCGCCCATACCAAGGACAAGATCACCTGCGACCTCTACCAGCTGATCAGCCCCTCCCGCGACTCCCTGCCCAACAATGTGGACTTCCTGCTGTCCAGTGCCGCGCCCAAGGGCGACGGGGCCAGCGAGCCGCCCGATTTGGAGCTGAGCTGCGGCGAGAGCCAGGCCTTGCCGGGCAAGCTGGATGCCGGCCCCGAAGGCAGGGccggggagaagctggggggggcagcggcAACGCCCCGGGACTGCGTGGCCGGCTTCCACGTGGATGTGGTGGTGACGGGCGTGGTGGATCAGTGCGTCTTCTTCGGCAAGGACAGCACCAAGACCATGAAGGAGGAGACGGTGTGTCTGACGGTGGGGACCCCCACCCCGGACGGGCTGTGCTCCGCCTGCGAGGATCCACCCCCCGGCCAGCTTTTCTTCCTTCACACCCAGGCCTCCCGGCCCGAGGACACCCGGGAGGCTGCCGGCTCCCTCCTGGACAGCAAGAACAACGGCGAGGGGGGCCCGGATGGGCCCGGGCTGGAGCCGGCGGCCTCGGACGCCTCGCTGTGCCGCCTCTACCGGCACGTCTCCCACGACTTCCTGGAGATCCGCTTCAAGATCCAGCGCCTGCTGGAGCCCCGCCAGTACATGCTGCTGCTCCCCGAGCACATCATGGTGAAGATCTTCAGTCACCTCCCCACCCAGTCGCTGGCCGCCTTGAAATGCACCTGCCACTACTTCAAATCCATCATCGAGACGTTCGGCGTGCAGGCCACGGACTCCCGCTGGAACAGGGACCCGCTGTACCGCGACGACCCCTGCAAGCAGTGCAAGAAGCACTACGAGAAGGGGGACGTGTCTCTGTGCCGCTGGCACCCCAAGCCCTACCACCACGACTTGCCTTACGGACGCTCCTACTGGATGTGCTGCCGGCGCACGGACAAGGACACGCCGGGCTGCCGGGTGGGGCTGCACGACAACAACTGGGTGCTGCCCTGCGACATGCTGAGGGACCGAGCGGCCAGGCGGGAGGACgggaggtga
- the FBXO46 gene encoding F-box only protein 46 isoform X1 produces the protein MDQNTFSHIQLWCPRPFGTYSQNKPCGGSPVKKPFGDFACRTKEGEDSGEACSENTPPAPAPPPPLVSPSSSQGEEGRVLLDTWYVIKPGNTKEKIAFFVAHQCSSSGRASTMKVKGKWGNDSSKAKRRRRSHDPSKAKPCPGKDKDGSKEAEDVYLCPEAPAEPGGDTDLLSVAEMVALVEQRTALALQGYSRPCPGGAPAAPASPVVFLSAEQEPAAGEKKGAGGGGGQDCRRVAEAVAHFESQQEERSVLRQNGLCPEAAECVANSQHSPGEVRIAFRISSSRDPRSPPEGGSGARPNCMFMSCSTGGSAAGSGAHTKDKITCDLYQLISPSRDSLPNNVDFLLSSAAPKGDGASEPPDLELSCGESQALPGKLDAGPEGRAGEKLGGAAATPRDCVAGFHVDVVVTGVVDQCVFFGKDSTKTMKEETVCLTVGTPTPDGLCSACEDPPPGQLFFLHTQASRPEDTREAAGSLLDSKNNGEGGPDGPGLEPAASDASLCRLYRHVSHDFLEIRFKIQRLLEPRQYMLLLPEHIMVKIFSHLPTQSLAALKCTCHYFKSIIETFGVQATDSRWNRDPLYRDDPCKQCKKHYEKGDVSLCRWHPKPYHHDLPYGRSYWMCCRRTDKDTPGCRVGLHDNNWVLPCDMLRDRAARREDGR, from the coding sequence ATGGACCAGAACACCTTCTCGCACATCCAGCTGTGGTGCCCACGGCCCTTCGGCACCTACTCCCAGAACAAGCCGTGCGGCGGCAGCCCGGTGAAGAAGCCCTTTGGGGACTTCGCCTGCAGAaccaaggagggggaggacagcGGGGAGGCCTGCTCCGAGAACaccccgcccgccccggccccgccgcctCCCCTGgtctcccccagctccagccagggggaGGAGGGCCGGGTGCTGCTGGACACCTGGTACGTCATCAAGCCCGGCAACACCAAGGAGAAAATCGCCTTCTTCGTGGCCCACCAGTGCAGCAGCAGCGGCCGCGCCAGCACCATGAAGGTCAAGGGCAAATGGGGGAACGACAGCTCCAAGGCCAAGCGCCGGCGGCGCTCGCACGACCCCAGCAAGGCCAAGCCGTGCCCGGGGAAGGACAAGGACGGCAGCAAGGAGGCGGAGGACGTGTACCTGTGCCCGGAGGCCCCCGCCGAGCCGGGCGGCGACACGGACCTGCTCTCCGTGGCCGAGATGGTGGCCCTGGTGGAGCAGCGGACGgcgctggctctgcagggctacTCGCGGCCTTGCCCCGGGGGGGCGCCTGCGGCCCCGGCCTCCCCCGTGGTGTTCCTCTCCGCGGAGCAGGAGCCGGCGGCCGGGGAGAAGAAAGGGGCGGGCGGAGGGGGGGGCCAGGACTGCCGCCGGGTGGCGGAGGCGGTGGCCCATTTCGAGTCGCAGCAGGAGGAGCGGAGCGTCCTGCGGCAGAACGGGCTGTGCCCCGAGGCGGCCGAGTGCGTGGCCAACTCCCAGCATAGCCCCGGCGAGGTGCGCATCGCCTTCCGCATctccagcagccgggacccccgcTCGCCCCCCGAGGGGGGCTCCGGCGCCCGCCCCAATTGCATGTTCATGAGCTGCAGCACCGGGGGCTCCGCCGCCGGCTCCGGCGCCCATACCAAGGACAAGATCACCTGCGACCTCTACCAGCTGATCAGCCCCTCCCGCGACTCCCTGCCCAACAATGTGGACTTCCTGCTGTCCAGTGCCGCGCCCAAGGGCGACGGGGCCAGCGAGCCGCCCGATTTGGAGCTGAGCTGCGGCGAGAGCCAGGCCTTGCCGGGCAAGCTGGATGCCGGCCCCGAAGGCAGGGccggggagaagctggggggggcagcggcAACGCCCCGGGACTGCGTGGCCGGCTTCCACGTGGATGTGGTGGTGACGGGCGTGGTGGATCAGTGCGTCTTCTTCGGCAAGGACAGCACCAAGACCATGAAGGAGGAGACGGTGTGTCTGACGGTGGGGACCCCCACCCCGGACGGGCTGTGCTCCGCCTGCGAGGATCCACCCCCCGGCCAGCTTTTCTTCCTTCACACCCAGGCCTCCCGGCCCGAGGACACCCGGGAGGCTGCCGGCTCCCTCCTGGACAGCAAGAACAACGGCGAGGGGGGCCCGGATGGGCCCGGGCTGGAGCCGGCGGCCTCGGACGCCTCGCTGTGCCGCCTCTACCGGCACGTCTCCCACGACTTCCTGGAGATCCGCTTCAAGATCCAGCGCCTGCTGGAGCCCCGCCAGTACATGCTGCTGCTCCCCGAGCACATCATGGTGAAGATCTTCAGTCACCTCCCCACCCAGTCGCTGGCCGCCTTGAAATGCACCTGCCACTACTTCAAATCCATCATCGAGACGTTCGGCGTGCAGGCCACGGACTCCCGCTGGAACAGGGACCCGCTGTACCGCGACGACCCCTGCAAGCAGTGCAAGAAGCACTACGAGAAGGGGGACGTGTCTCTGTGCCGCTGGCACCCCAAGCCCTACCACCACGACTTGCCTTACGGACGCTCCTACTGGATGTGCTGCCGGCGCACGGACAAGGACACGCCGGGCTGCCGGGTGGGGCTGCACGACAACAACTGGGTGCTGCCCTGCGACATGCTGAGGGACCGAGCGGCCAGGCGGGAGGACgggaggtga